A window of the Xenopus laevis strain J_2021 chromosome 9_10L, Xenopus_laevis_v10.1, whole genome shotgun sequence genome harbors these coding sequences:
- the LOC108703864 gene encoding perforin-1 — protein MLHPFIFLIFVVPLSSPSPMTPNPLKFGCQPGNPKECEKASFVPGHTLLGEGLNIVTMKRTHAFLLDLQSYKKKNKTCTLCKNIHHQNILEKIPIAMIDWQPQTSCSKSITSSISHSKVTLANQETSSISNDWKVGLNVSDPINKVSMASGGSHSRMAEFATTKSMTDKYQFLSNELQCLFYSFRLSSDAPLSPDFAKTLRQLPASYNAATKEQYHNLISTFGTHYITQAQVGGRFKDVTAVRTCQVAMNSLKISEVKDCLALEAAAATKVKTEDVSGDMTFNLCMEKAKELSLGNSFRTNFDERMFEVKGGKATFNLFDEKSGATPEAFSAWMESLKTIPDLVTFSLSPIHNLVRFSGPQKDNLKLAVSNYINRMALHMKCSCSGNSHQNHNGDCSCFCPATKYVNSECCPTNKGLAHLVLNVDKATGLYGDYFGKSDAYVILKFDDHEEKTKTVWNNDNPVWKDSYPIGMVELSAVKKFTIEVWDEDYGYDDDLLGKCSEPLMSEFKKKTCRLDYGTLSYSLNVTCVTHLQGNFCQDYRPVPP, from the exons ATGCTCCATCCATTCATATTCCTGATATTTGTGGTTCCTCTGTCCTCTCCTTCTCCCATGACACCAAACCCTTTAAAATTTGgatgccaacctggcaacccaaAAGAATGTGAAAAGGCTTCTTTTGTGCCTGGTCATACCTTGCTGGGAGAAGGGTTAAATATTGTAACAATGAAGAGAACCCATGCTTTCCTCCTGGACCTGCAGAGCTATAAAAAGAAGAACAAAACCTGCACattatgtaaaaatatccatCATCAAAACATCCTGGAGAAAATTCCAATAGCCATGATCGACTGGCAACCCCAGACTTCATGTTCCAAATCAATCACTAGCAGCATCTCCCATTCAAAAGTAACACTGGCCAACCAAGAAACCTCGTCCATTTCCAATGACTGGAAAGTAGGGCTCAATGTGTCTGATCCAATAAATAAAGTTTCTATGGCAAGTGGAGGTTCCCACTCTAGAATGGCAGAATTTGCTACAACAAAATCTATGACTGACAAATACCAGTTCCTCAGCAATGAACTTCAATGCTTATTCTACAG TTTCCGTCTTTCTTCAGATGCACCCCTGAGCCCTGATTTTGCGAAGACCCTACGCCAACTCCCAGCTTCTTACAACGCGGCTACCAAAGAGCAGTACCATAATCTCATATCAACATTTGGAACCCATTACATCACCCAAGCCCAGGTAGGGGGACGATTTAAGGATGTCACTGCCGTGAGGACCTGCCAAGTGGCTATGAATTCCCTGAAAATCAGTGAAGTCAAAGATTGTCTGGCGTTGGAAGCAGCGGCAGCTACAAAAGTCAAAACAGAAGATGTCAGTGGCGATATGACCTTTAATTTGTGCATGGAAAAGGCAAAAGAACTGAGTCTAGGAAACAGTTTTCGAACAAACTTTGATGAACGAATGTTCGAG GTAAAAGGTGGGAAAGCTACATTTAATCTGTTTGATGAGAAATCAGGAGCGACGCCTGAAGCATTTTCAGCTTGGATGGAGAGCCTCAAAACTATTCCTGATCTGGTTACCTTTTCCCTGAGCCCCATTCACAATTTAGTGAGATTTAGTGGTCCTCAGAAGGATAATCTCAAATTAGCTGTCAGTAATTATATAAATAGGATGGCTTTACATATGAAATGCTCCTGCTCAGGAAATTCTCACCAAAACCATAATGGGGACTGCTCCTGTTTCTGCCCAGCAACTAAATATGTAAACTCAGAATGCTGCCCAACCAACAAAGGCCTGGCCCACCTGGTACTAAATGTTGATAAGGCAACTGGTCTATATGGTGACTATTTTGGAAAATCAGATGCCTATGTGATACTCAAGTTTGATGACCATGAAGAGAAGACAAAAACTGTGTGGAACAATGATAATCCCGTCTGGAAGGACAGTTACCCAATTGGTATGGTGGAGCTCAGTGCTGTGAAAAAGTTCACCATAGAGGTGTGGGATGAAGACTATGGGTATGATGATGATTTACTTGGCAAGTGTTCTGAGCCCTTgatgtcagaatttaaaaaaaaaacctgccgtTTGGATTATGGAACTTTATCCTATAGTCTTAATGTCACTTGtgtcactcaccttcagggtaaCTTCTGTCAAGACTACAGaccagttccaccctaa